From the Microbacterium sp. W4I4 genome, one window contains:
- the infB gene encoding translation initiation factor IF-2, with product MAGKPRVHEIAAELGIDSKFALAKLKELGEFVKSPSSTIEPPVARKLRAAIEADPAAKAAAPKAEAKPAAKAPAPSGVKSGAPVPGPKPGPKPAAKPETPEPQAESTPAPVEDKPAATPAESQPAGPKPGGSAPKPGASRPGNSPFASAQGMGARPAGPRPGNNPFASAQGMGQRPTPGNIPRPQAPRADSPRIGAPRPGRPGGPGGPGGARGGQGGRPGGAPFQQRSGGPGRPGGAGAPGAGPGARPGGGGGFAGRPGGGGGRGRGPGGGTAGAFGKGGGKSKQRKSRRAKRQEFEMRSAPIVGGVNVSKGNGEIIRLRRGASIADFADKLEALNGYTVQPGTLVTILFNLGEMATATESLDEATFEVLGEELGYKIQMVSPEDEDKELLEGFGLDLDAELEAESEDDLEIRPPVVTVMGHVDHGKTRLLDAIRKSNVVEGEAGGITQHIGAYQIWTEHDGIERAVTFIDTPGHEAFTAMRARGAQVTDIAILVVAADDGIMPQTVEALNHAQAAGVPIVVAVNKVDKPEANPAKVRQQLTEYGLVAEEYGGDVLFVDVSARAGTGIQELVDAVLLTADAGLDLTANPNKAARGVAIEAKLDKGRGSVATVLIQSGTLHVGDSIVAGTAYGRVRAMLDENGDSVEYAAPSRPVQVQGLNSVPRAGDVFIVTDEDRMARQIAEKREAVERNALLAKARKRISLEDFTRALEEGKVETLNLIIKGDVSGAVEALEESLLKIEVDDTVQLRIIHRGVGAVTESDVNLATIDNAIIVGFNVRPDPKAREAAAREGVDVRFYSVIYSAIDEIENSLKGMLKPEFEEVQSGVAEIREVFRSSKFGNIAGVIVRSGTITRNAKARVIRDGIVLADGLAIESLRRFKDDVTEVRTDFEAGIGLGKFNDIQIGDEIETIEMVEKTRS from the coding sequence GTGGCTGGTAAACCACGCGTACACGAGATCGCCGCTGAACTCGGCATCGACAGCAAGTTCGCACTCGCGAAGCTCAAGGAGCTGGGCGAGTTCGTGAAGAGTCCCTCTTCGACCATCGAGCCCCCTGTGGCGCGCAAGCTTCGCGCTGCCATCGAGGCCGATCCCGCGGCGAAGGCCGCGGCACCCAAGGCTGAGGCGAAGCCCGCAGCGAAGGCTCCGGCGCCCTCCGGCGTCAAGTCCGGCGCTCCGGTGCCCGGACCCAAGCCCGGACCGAAGCCCGCCGCGAAGCCGGAGACTCCGGAGCCGCAGGCGGAGAGCACCCCGGCACCGGTCGAGGACAAGCCCGCGGCGACGCCCGCTGAGTCCCAGCCGGCCGGCCCCAAGCCCGGCGGCAGCGCACCGAAGCCCGGCGCATCGCGCCCGGGCAACAGCCCCTTCGCCTCGGCGCAGGGAATGGGCGCGCGTCCCGCAGGTCCTCGCCCCGGGAACAACCCGTTCGCGTCGGCACAGGGCATGGGCCAGCGTCCTACCCCCGGCAACATCCCGCGTCCGCAGGCTCCGCGCGCTGACTCCCCGCGAATCGGCGCTCCGCGTCCCGGTCGTCCCGGCGGCCCCGGCGGCCCCGGTGGCGCACGCGGCGGTCAGGGCGGTCGTCCCGGTGGCGCACCGTTCCAGCAGCGCTCCGGCGGCCCCGGTCGTCCTGGCGGCGCCGGCGCTCCCGGTGCAGGTCCCGGCGCGCGTCCCGGTGGCGGCGGCGGATTCGCCGGTCGTCCCGGTGGTGGCGGCGGTCGTGGTCGTGGACCCGGCGGCGGTACCGCAGGTGCCTTCGGCAAGGGCGGCGGCAAGAGCAAGCAGCGCAAGTCGCGGCGGGCGAAGCGCCAGGAATTCGAGATGCGGTCGGCGCCGATCGTCGGCGGCGTCAACGTCTCCAAGGGCAACGGCGAGATCATCCGCCTGCGCCGCGGCGCATCGATCGCGGACTTCGCGGACAAGCTCGAGGCACTGAACGGTTACACCGTTCAGCCCGGAACGCTGGTCACCATCCTCTTCAACCTCGGCGAGATGGCCACGGCCACCGAGTCGCTGGACGAGGCGACCTTCGAGGTGCTGGGCGAGGAGCTCGGCTACAAGATCCAGATGGTCTCGCCCGAGGACGAGGACAAGGAGCTCCTCGAGGGCTTCGGTCTCGACCTCGATGCCGAGCTGGAGGCGGAGAGCGAGGATGACCTCGAGATCCGTCCCCCGGTGGTCACCGTCATGGGTCACGTCGACCACGGTAAGACCCGACTGCTCGACGCGATCCGCAAGTCCAATGTCGTCGAGGGCGAGGCCGGTGGCATCACCCAGCACATCGGCGCGTACCAGATCTGGACCGAGCACGACGGCATCGAGCGTGCGGTCACCTTCATCGACACCCCGGGTCACGAGGCGTTCACCGCCATGCGTGCCCGTGGTGCGCAGGTCACCGACATCGCGATCCTCGTGGTCGCCGCCGACGACGGCATCATGCCGCAGACGGTGGAGGCCCTGAACCACGCCCAGGCGGCCGGTGTGCCGATCGTGGTCGCGGTGAACAAGGTCGACAAGCCCGAGGCCAACCCGGCCAAGGTCCGTCAGCAGCTCACCGAGTACGGTCTGGTCGCCGAGGAGTACGGCGGAGACGTGCTGTTCGTGGATGTGTCGGCCCGTGCGGGCACCGGCATCCAGGAGCTCGTCGATGCCGTCCTGCTGACCGCCGACGCGGGTCTGGACCTCACGGCCAACCCGAACAAGGCCGCTCGCGGTGTCGCCATCGAGGCGAAGCTCGACAAGGGCCGCGGTTCGGTCGCGACGGTGCTGATCCAGTCCGGAACGCTGCACGTCGGCGACTCGATCGTGGCGGGAACGGCTTACGGCCGCGTCCGCGCCATGCTCGACGAGAACGGCGACTCGGTCGAGTACGCAGCTCCGTCCCGCCCCGTGCAGGTGCAGGGTCTGAACTCGGTGCCCCGCGCCGGTGACGTCTTCATCGTCACCGACGAGGACCGCATGGCGCGTCAGATCGCTGAGAAGCGCGAGGCCGTCGAGCGCAACGCCCTGCTGGCCAAGGCCCGCAAGCGCATCTCGCTCGAGGACTTCACCCGTGCTCTCGAAGAGGGCAAGGTCGAGACGCTCAACCTCATCATCAAGGGCGACGTGTCCGGTGCCGTCGAGGCGCTGGAGGAGTCGCTCCTCAAGATCGAGGTCGACGACACCGTGCAGCTGCGCATCATCCACCGTGGTGTGGGTGCGGTCACGGAGTCGGATGTGAACCTCGCGACGATCGACAACGCGATCATCGTGGGCTTCAACGTCCGCCCCGACCCCAAGGCCCGTGAGGCTGCGGCCCGCGAGGGCGTGGATGTCCGGTTCTACTCGGTCATCTACTCGGCGATCGACGAGATCGAGAACTCCCTCAAGGGAATGCTCAAGCCGGAGTTCGAAGAGGTCCAGTCGGGTGTCGCCGAGATCCGCGAGGTGTTCCGCTCCTCGAAGTTCGGCAACATCGCCGGTGTCATCGTCCGCTCGGGAACGATCACGCGCAACGCGAAGGCCCGTGTCATCCGCGATGGCATCGTCCTCGCAGATGGCCTCGCCATCGAGTCGCTGCGTCGCTTCAAGGACGACGTCACCGAGGTCCGCACGGACTTCGAGGCCGGTATCGGTCTGGGCAAGTTCAACGACATCCAGATCGGCGACGAGATCGAGACCATCGAGATGGTCGAGAAGACCCGCAGCTGA
- a CDS encoding YlxR family protein, with protein MDVVRTCVGCRDRASRTTLIRVVQHNGELVFDERGVLPGRGAWLHPTSECLAAALRRRAFARALRVSPAIGFPEAEDAQTIEQYGSKNKG; from the coding sequence ATGGATGTTGTACGAACGTGTGTCGGTTGCCGCGATCGTGCCTCTCGAACCACTCTGATCAGAGTGGTCCAGCACAACGGCGAGCTCGTCTTCGACGAGCGAGGCGTGCTGCCGGGGAGGGGCGCATGGCTGCATCCGACATCCGAATGTCTGGCTGCCGCTCTGCGGCGCCGGGCTTTTGCACGAGCACTTCGCGTCTCACCTGCCATCGGTTTCCCCGAGGCGGAGGATGCGCAGACCATCGAACAGTACGGCTCGAAGAACAAAGGCTGA
- the nusA gene encoding transcription termination factor NusA, translated as MDIELGLLRGIEKEKGIPFDELVSIIEQAILTAYGKHVSEEGTIPDGVRVELNDKTGHVAVLQPVKDEEGAIIGEEETTPDDFGRIAAYAAKQVIGQRLRDIADDAVLGEFRGKEGDIVAGVIQQGPNPRMIHVDLGSVEAILPPEEQVPGEEYTHGTRLRVYVTSVAKGTKGPQITVSRTHPGLVRKLFALEVPEIAAGLVEIVSLAREAGHRTKIAVKANDPSVNAKGACIGEMGRRVRAVTEELSGEKIDIVDHHPDLATFVANALSPAKVTSAFVLDANIKAVRALVPDYQLSLAIGKEGQNARLAAKLTGAKIDIQPDSVME; from the coding sequence ATGGACATCGAACTCGGACTGCTGCGAGGAATCGAGAAGGAGAAGGGGATCCCCTTCGACGAGCTCGTGTCGATCATCGAGCAGGCCATCCTCACCGCCTACGGCAAGCACGTCTCCGAAGAGGGCACGATTCCCGACGGCGTGCGTGTCGAGCTCAACGACAAGACCGGACATGTGGCCGTGCTGCAGCCCGTCAAGGACGAAGAGGGCGCGATCATCGGCGAGGAGGAGACCACTCCTGACGACTTCGGGCGCATCGCCGCCTACGCCGCCAAGCAGGTCATCGGCCAGCGACTGCGCGACATCGCCGATGACGCGGTGCTCGGCGAGTTCCGCGGCAAAGAGGGCGACATCGTCGCCGGCGTCATCCAGCAGGGCCCGAACCCCCGCATGATCCACGTCGACCTCGGTTCCGTCGAGGCGATCCTCCCTCCCGAGGAGCAGGTCCCCGGCGAGGAGTACACGCACGGCACGCGCCTGCGCGTGTACGTGACCAGTGTCGCCAAGGGAACCAAGGGTCCGCAGATCACGGTCTCGCGCACCCACCCGGGCCTGGTCCGCAAGCTCTTCGCCCTGGAGGTCCCCGAGATCGCGGCCGGGCTGGTCGAGATCGTCTCTCTCGCCCGCGAGGCCGGTCACCGGACCAAGATCGCGGTCAAGGCGAACGACCCGTCGGTCAACGCCAAGGGAGCGTGCATCGGTGAGATGGGTCGCCGCGTGCGCGCGGTCACCGAGGAGCTGTCGGGCGAGAAGATCGACATCGTCGACCATCACCCCGACCTGGCGACCTTCGTCGCCAACGCGCTCTCGCCCGCCAAGGTGACCTCGGCCTTCGTGCTGGACGCCAACATCAAGGCGGTCCGCGCACTGGTTCCCGATTACCAGCTGTCGCTGGCGATCGGCAAGGAAGGACAGAATGCGCGCCTCGCGGCGAAGCTGACCGGCGCGAAGATCGACATCCAGCCCGACAGCGTGATGGAGTGA